The Anopheles merus strain MAF chromosome 2L, AmerM5.1, whole genome shotgun sequence genome has a segment encoding these proteins:
- the LOC121592660 gene encoding uncharacterized protein CG5098, which yields MSGHNPPHGRLGQPNTTWSPLQVPSYVPRQPQLAHMSSERSMARSPLTWPAPPTTHQDKMYSLMSGNMMNNIEMNPLLQGYGRNVGMPLGSVDLTLSSASRSTPSPKGAHNNVPVPAATGSTHGTHTSSTTLPSNIPTGGGVHGLAGDGGLSGSNHQQTRASPSANVGPAPGGVIQSTTVAALKERMQGMGTSLTPGTGGGAGSTSSNSFALTNAINDGSNSSSVIGASMMRAGGNGFGAGALNNRTANELAALVSGSLLVKDAKQINSEMDGKNGRDCFSHLESADLVKEFVLQTMHCNALSVSPKRTSPARSSSVQSAALSPTRSRSPPQLNLLLGSSSIDGKLGVDCLTGAFPLPTSNAAVPSLALNTDATASAAEGPDVGSVAARAIGSLLAGGSSHDLSVGASIPACPLANPAASPTGHSMASSEDSVDSSNSRSNGNARRRRKPEKTNKMNAAAFPPEEGKSLFHGAKPSSDGPPTASAMLDELDGLRSNHTGRNDITALAIEGINALSHGLAAAQCDLSQPTSHASAPGEGAGARVGSGGQPHANDLPHELFRKAGPLAEASPDQQKLLESLIQSNMSANSTEPPVAVAAEDGKLSGTAAAAMNDCETIDKIAAMVSATTAMASKFFADKAGTENGIEDEGLPAASGMHCNGPALPAKDVPEGGDDGENVHKADKKANAADSSYEEVENKLEEMFAGIEEEPEKRTDSVLRAESASSSEDRGSNAVESVTAAIDSAAPAKNVSDSEVMKQLSNDLAASAAAAAAATVSDSPAGTGSGKKPLTPAQKRSIGSKAGPVGEMATSTPAAKRKRGPKKKSNGKPSVPFLEPEGPPMLGLKALSSKQKKGKPGKKGPVAGKKGKAGGGNKGKGSKQDERDEGGAWSGAGTNNTSSTEAGGGGKYRGPYVQVKSSGSHTVINTPISEEDGEKTQHKTKKFGNSLNSSERSKIRGLHVSTLSTKYDADTTDTSWMCVFCKTGPHKFRLGDLFGPYIISTASGEYEQSQVDVDFFSVRRTREDLESSQAKQRRAAEKLKEQQQQGGPKGKKRKNAAGAAAAVPAVPAGPSSAKAMALKQEPCDDVVDRSACEIFYGMVKASDNTYEVWTHEDCLVWAPGVYMVGTRIVGLEAAIWNCCRHQCQLCRNYGAVLSCLHQGCHAKAHYICAHKQHWKLTEDFQSFCDRHSGHSGGSVNDVSKVEEVDATGGGGDGSGAAAATVAPLATTKQLKKEGKSSKETLALTTSAS from the exons AACATTGAAATGAACCCACTGCTGCAGGGGTACGGGCGAAACGTCGGTATGCCATTGGGATCGGTCGATCTTACGCTGTCGTCCGCCAGCCGCAGCACGCCGTCCCCGAAGGGAGCGCACAACAATGTCCCGGTGCCTGCGGCGACCGGCTCGACGCATGGGACGCACACCTCCTCAACGACACTGCCATCAAACATTCCCACTGGCGGGGGCGTTCACGGTCTCGCCGGCGATGGTGGCCTTTCCGGAAG CAACCATCAGCAAACACGTGCATCACCATCGGCGAACGTCGGTCCGGCTCCGGGCGGCGTCATCCAATCGACCACGGTAGCGGCACTGAAGGAACGTATGCAGGGCATGGGCACATCCCTGACGCCGGGCACGGGTGGTGGAGCGGGCAGCACATCATCCAACAGCTTCGCCCTGACAAACGCAATCAACgacggcagcaacagcagcagtgtgaTCGGTGCGAGTATGATGCGGGCCGGCGGCAATGGGTTCGGTGCAGGAGCACTGAACAACCGTACCGCGAACGAGCTGGCTGCGCTCGTGTCGGGCAGCTTGCTGGTGAAGGATGCGAAGCAAATCAACAGCGAAATGGATGGCAAGAATGGACGCGATTGT TTCTCGCACCTCGAGTCGGCGGATTTGGTGAAAGAGTTCGTTTTGCAGACGATGCACTGCAACGCCCTGTCTGTTTCACCGAAACGAA CCTCGCCGGCGAGATCATCGTCGGTGCAGTCAGCAGCGCTAAGCCCGACCAGAAGCAGAAGCCCACCACAGCTCAACCTGCTGCTCGGTTCGTCCAGCATCGATGGCAAGCTCGGGGTGGACTGTTTGACCGGTGCATTTCCCTTGCCGACCAGCAACGCCGCTGTGCCATCGCTAGCGCTAAACACGGACGCTACGGCATCCGCTGCCGAAGGACCGGATGTGGGCAGTGTGGCGGCCCGAGCAATTGGATCATTGCTTGCTGGCGGCAGCAGCCACGACCTGTCCGTCGGTGCATCGATACCGGCCTGCCCGCTGGCCAACCCTGCCGCCTCGCCGACCGGCCACAGTATGGCGTCGAGCGAAGATTCGGTCGATTCGTCTAACAGCAGGAGCAACGGCAACGCGCGACGAAGGCGAAAACCGGagaaaacgaacaaaatgAATGCCGCCGCCTTTCCGCCCGAGGAGGGCAAATCCCTGTTCCACGGCGCCAAACCATCCTCGGACGGGCCGCCGACGGCATCCGCAATGCTCGACGAGCTGGACGGCTTGCGCTCGAATCACACTGGCCGGAACGACATCACGGCACTCGCCATCGAAGGTATTAATGCGCTCAGTCACGGTTTAGCTGCGGCACAGTGCGATCTTAGTCAGCCCACATCACACGCCAGTGCGCCGGGGGAAGGTGCTGGCGCCCGGGTAGGTAGCGGTGGTCAGCCGCATGCGAACGATTTGCCGCACGAGCTCTTCCGAAAGGCGGGCCCGCTGGCCGAGGCGTCCCCCGACCAGCAAAAGCTGCTAGAATCCCTCATCCAAAGCAATATGAGCGCGAACAGCACAGAACCGCCCGTTGCGGTAGCTGCTGAGGATGGTAAGCTTAGCGGCACCGCAGCGGCGGCGATGAACGATTGCGAAACGATCGACAAGATCGCCGCCATGGTGTCGGCGACGACGGCGATGGCGTCCAAGTTTTTCGCCGACAAGGCCGGGACCGAGAACGGCATCGAGGACGAGGGGTTGCCTGCTGCGTCCGGGATGCACTGTAACGGCCCTGCCCTGCCCGCGAAGGACGTACCGGAGGGTGGTGATGATGGGGAAAACGTTCACAAGGCTGACAAAAAGGCAAACGCAGCTGACAGCAGCTACGAAGAG GTGGAAAATAAGCTAGAGGAAATGTTTGCCGGCATCGAGGAGGAACCGGAGAAGCGTACCGACTCGGTGTTACGAGCCGAATCGGCCAGCAGTAGTGAGGATCGAGGCTCGAACGCGGTTGAGTCGGTGACAGCAGCGATCGACAGTGCTGCGCCAGCGAAGAACGTTTCCGATAGCGAGGTGATGAAGCAGCTATCGAACGATCTAGCAGCGTCGgccgcagcggcagcagcagcaaccgtcaGTGATAGTCCGGCCGGGACGGGTAGCGGGAAAAAGCCACTAACTCCAGCACAAAAGCGCAGCATTGGCAGCAAGGCAGGACCGGTCGGTGAAATGGCCACCAGTACGCCGGCCGCGAAACGCAAGCGCGGACCGAAGAAAAAGTCGAACGGCAAACCGTCCGTCCCGTTCCTGGAACCGGAAGGGCCGCCGATGCTCGGACTGAAGGCGCTAAGCAGCAagcagaaaaagggaaagcccGGCAAAAAAGGCCCGGTCGCGGGCAAGAAGGGAAAGGCGGGCGGCGGCAACAAGGGCAAGGGAAGCAAGCAGGACGAGCGCGACGAGGGCGGTGCCTGGTCCGGGGCGGGCACCAATAATACGTCCAGCACGGAGGCCGGCGGCGGAGGAAAGTACCGGGGGCCGTACGTGCAGGTCAAGTCGAGCGGAAGCCACACGGTCATCAACACACCGATCAGCGAGGAGGACGGCGAAAAGACGCAGCACAAGACGAAAAAGTTCGGCAACAGTCTGAACAGTTCGGAGCGCAGCAAAATCCGCGGCCTGCACGTGAGCACGCTCAGCACCAAGTACGACGCGGACACGACCGACACGAGCTGGATGTGCGTGTTCTGCAAGACGGGGCCGCACAAGTTCCGGCTCGGCGATCTGTTCGGACCGTACATTATCAGCACGGCCTCGGGCGAGTACGAGCAGAGCCAGGTGGATGTGGACTTCTTCAGCGTGCGGCGAACGCGCGAAGATCTCGAATCGAGCCAGGCGAAGCAGCGGCGGGCCGCGGAAAAGCtgaaagagcagcagcagcaaggcggG CCCAAGGGAAAGAAGCGAAAAAACGCCGCCGGAGCTGCGGCAGCGGTACCCGCCGTACCGGCAGGACCGAGCAGTGCCAAAGCGATGGCACTGAAGCAGGAACCGTGCGACGATGTGGTCGATCGGTCGGCTTGCGAGATTTTCTACGGCATGGTCAAGGCGAGCGATAACACGTACGAGGTGTGGACGCACGAGGACTGTCTGGTGTGGGCGCCCGGCGTGTATATGGTTGGGACGCGTATTGTCGGGCTGGAGGCTGCCATATGGAACTGCTGTCGGCATCAGTGCCAGCTGTGCCGCAACTATGGCGCCGTGCTGAGCTGCCTGCATCAGGGATGCCACGCCAAGGCGCACTACATCTGTGCTCACAAACAGCACTGGAAGTTGACGGAGGATTTCCAATCCTTCTGCGATCGGCACTCGGGCCATTCGGGCGGAAGCGTAAACGATGTGTCTAAGGTGGAGGAGGTTGATgctactggtggtggtggtgatggtagtggtgctgctgctgctactgttgcgCCACTGGCGACGACCAAGCAGCTAAAGAAAGAGGGCAAATCCAGCAAGGAGACGCTGGCCCTGACTACCAGTGCGTCATGA